GGCGTGCAAGCGCTGGCAAACATCCCGAGCCGCGAAGAACTGCTCTCCAAGCTGTTGTACGTTATGCAAGCACCTGTTTCCGGCTTTGCGCGCGCTTTGGCCGCGCTGGCAGAAAAGAAACAAGGCGAAGAAACCGCTGCGTAATGCACTTCAGTCGAGCGTGATTGATCGCTGGCTGTATCCGAATTCAATTTAGGAGTATTTCAAATGGCAATCGCAAAAGAAGACATCCTCGAGGCAGTAAGCTCGATGTCGGTTCTGGAACTGAACGAGCTGGTCAAGGCGTTCGAAGAAAAGTTTGGCGTGTCGGCGGCTGCTGTTGCAGTGGCAGGCCCGGCAGGCGGCGGCGCTGCTGCAGCTGCTGAAGAGCAAACCGAATTCACGGTCAACCTGACGGAAGTCGGCGCGAACAAGGTTTCGGTCATTAAGGCTGTTCGTGAACTGACGGGCCTCGGCCTGAAGGAAGCGAAGGACCTGGTTGACGGTGCACCGAAGCCTGTTAAGGAAGCGGTACCGAAGGCTGCTGCTGAAGAAGCCAAGAAGAAGCTGGAAGAAGCCGGCGCGAAAGCTGAAATCAAGTAAGTTTCAGCGCGCTGTGCGAAGGCTGGCGGTTTTCCACCGCCGGCCTTTTTGTGCTTTGTGGGGACCACGTTTTTGCCAGCCAGTTTCGGCAAGAACCGACGCCCCAGAAGCCAAAGAAAACCGCCATTCGGCAACATTGACCGGCGTTTCTCTTTGTCTTCTGAAGCGACTGCAGAAGGCAAGTTTGGTCGGGTAGCGGGCAACATAGGCATCCGCTGCCGTCAGCCAGCGGTTGGTAGCGGCCAACCACCAAGCTTCTAGGCTCGTTCAAGCCATCGGACGGCCATCGGGTCTCAGTCGGTGAACACTCGGGTTGTCTCATCAAGGTATCCTGCCTCGACAACAATGCCCGCCGTGATTCGGAGATCGTATGCAATATTCCTTCACCGAGAAGAAGCGTATTCGCAAGAGTTTTGCGAAGCGCCCCATCGTTCACCAAGTACCTTTCCTGCTGGCTACCCAGCTTGAATCATTCAGCACGTTTCTGCAAGCAGACACGTCGTCCACGCAACGCAAGCCGGAAGGCCTGCAGGCTGCGTTTACCTCGGTTTTCCCCATTGTTTCGCACAACGGGTTCGCTCGTCTAGAGTTCGTCAGCTACATGCTGTCGCCGCCGGCATTCAACATCAAGGAATGTCAGCAGCGCGGTTTGACGTACTGCTCGGCACTGCGCGCGAAAGTGCGCCTGGTGCTGCTCGACAAGGAATCGCCGAGCAAGCCGGTCGTCAAGGAAGTGAAGGAACAGGAAGTGTACATGGGCGAAATTCCGCTCATGACGCCGACGGGTTCGTTCGTCATCAACGGCACGGAACGTGTGATCGTTTCGCAGCTGCACCGTTCGCCCGGCGTGTTCTTCGAACACGACAAGGGCAAGACGCACAGCTCGGGCAAGCTCCTGTTCTCGGCACGTATCATTCCTTACCGCGGTTCGTGGCTCGATTTCGAGTTCGACCCGAAGGACGTGCTGTACTTCCGCGTCGACCGTCGCCGCAAGATGCCGGTCACGATCCTGCTGAAGGCAATCGGCCTCACGCCGGAACAGATCCTCGCAAACTTCTTCGTGTTCGACAATTTCACGCTGATGCCGGAAGGCGCTCAGATGGAATTCGTGCCGGAGCGTCTGCGTGGCGAAGTCGCGCGTTTCGACATCACGGACCGTGATGGCAACGTGATCGTCCAGAAGGACAAGCGGATCAACGCGAAGCACATTCGCGACCTCGACAACGCCAAGACCAAGTTCATCTCGGTTCCGGAAGACTATTTGCTCGGCCGCACGCTGGCAAAGAATGTCGTCGACGGCGACACCGGTGAAGTCATCGCCAACGCGAATGACGAAATCACGGAA
The nucleotide sequence above comes from Paraburkholderia sp. FT54. Encoded proteins:
- the rplL gene encoding 50S ribosomal protein L7/L12, with product MAIAKEDILEAVSSMSVLELNELVKAFEEKFGVSAAAVAVAGPAGGGAAAAAEEQTEFTVNLTEVGANKVSVIKAVRELTGLGLKEAKDLVDGAPKPVKEAVPKAAAEEAKKKLEEAGAKAEIK